The following proteins are co-located in the Corynebacterium kalinowskii genome:
- the dapA gene encoding 4-hydroxy-tetrahydrodipicolinate synthase gives MNANKNGVDLFGTISVAMVTPFDAAGDIDVKKTGELAHYLVDNGIDSLVVSGTTGESPTTTYEEKATLIKAVRSAIGDSAKIIAGVGTNNTAASVRLCREAADAGADALLAVTPYYSKPSQEGVYQHMIAVADATDLPVCLYDIPGRSSIEIASDTIKRLAEHKNIRGMKDAKGNLCAATELIDETGLAWYSGDDPLNLPWLSLGASGFISVIGHAAPRALRELYTSFEEGDLARARKINATLFPLFNAQARLGGVSMSKAALRLQGIDVGDPRLPQVAATATEVEELRIDLVKAGVL, from the coding sequence ATGAACGCAAACAAGAACGGTGTCGACCTATTCGGCACCATCTCAGTAGCCATGGTGACGCCTTTCGACGCAGCTGGCGACATCGACGTTAAGAAGACCGGCGAGCTGGCGCACTACCTGGTTGACAATGGTATTGACAGCCTTGTGGTCTCCGGAACCACTGGAGAATCTCCGACCACCACTTATGAAGAGAAAGCCACCTTGATTAAGGCGGTTCGCTCCGCAATCGGCGACTCGGCGAAGATTATCGCAGGTGTCGGAACCAACAACACCGCTGCTTCCGTACGGCTCTGCCGTGAGGCTGCCGACGCAGGTGCCGACGCACTCCTAGCGGTTACTCCTTATTACTCCAAGCCGTCTCAAGAAGGCGTATACCAGCACATGATTGCTGTCGCTGATGCGACAGATCTGCCAGTGTGCCTGTATGATATTCCGGGTAGGTCCTCGATCGAGATTGCATCTGATACGATCAAGCGGTTAGCTGAACACAAGAATATCCGTGGCATGAAGGACGCAAAGGGCAACCTCTGTGCAGCCACCGAGCTAATCGACGAGACAGGACTCGCGTGGTATTCGGGAGATGACCCCCTGAACCTGCCGTGGCTGAGCCTCGGCGCATCAGGATTTATCTCGGTGATCGGCCATGCAGCTCCACGCGCATTGCGTGAGCTCTATACAAGCTTCGAGGAAGGCGACCTCGCCCGTGCGCGGAAAATCAACGCCACGCTGTTCCCGCTGTTTAATGCGCAAGCACGACTCGGCGGGGTCAGCATGAGTAAGGCTGCTCTGCGACTGCAGGGCATTGATGTAGGAGATCCTCGTCTGCCACAGGTTGCAGCTACTGCGACTGAGGTTGAGGAACTGCGAATTGACTTAGTAAAGGCTGGAGTCCTCTAA